One Coregonus clupeaformis isolate EN_2021a chromosome 33, ASM2061545v1, whole genome shotgun sequence DNA window includes the following coding sequences:
- the LOC121548556 gene encoding cell growth regulator with RING finger domain protein 1: protein MREKMRIRACARDTVVTEVPAMEDTNVFFIHGFDHKSVYLSLARLKMAAVFLVMLYEYSPLFYISVISLCFVVTAAMVLGWFGFDVPVILRSSDETESVLPVPEKRMVQVTNPFALEMGSSGVASVTEGVSLRPCCLESCVLSCYWGCGVHALQGALQTHQHGPSRLSTPQQFQEALHFQYHHCQSFHIGGEDGEEHYTEMPAELRITDFGILPRERYPLVALLTLAEPEARDTYNIVASVTVVHVPDDKYSLSARILFQYLLTAQGNMYELKSLFMSAESMGLSGATDPAPSAEIPPEPPGKEEEEKMPGMEDEEEWSEVGKAKDCVVCQNAPVNRVLLPCRHACVCDGCVHRFQHCPICRAFVLESFALSQEPPMEEEDEVEEE from the exons ATGCGCGAAAAAATGCGCATCAGGGCATGTGCACGGGACACCGTAGTGACGGAAGTGCCTGCTATGGAGGATACGAATGTCTTTTTTATCCACGGGTTTGATCATAAATCGGTTTATTTATCGTTAGCCAGATTAAAAATGGCAGCCGTGTTTCTAGTTATGTTGTATGAATATTCTCCTTTATTTTACATTAGTGTCATATCCTTATGTTTCGTTGTTACCGCCGCCATGGTCCTCGGCTG GTTTGGTTTCGATGTCCCAGTGATTCTTCGTAGCTCTGATGAGACTGAGTCAGTCTTGCCTGTCCCAGAGAAGAGGATGGTTCAGGTGACCAACCCCTTTGCCCTGGAGATGGGGTCCTCTGGGGTGGCCTCTGTGACTG AGGGTGTGTCCCTGCGTCCATGCTGCCTGGAGTCCTGTGTGCTGAGCTGTTACTGGGGTTGTGGTGTCCATGCCCTCCAGGGGGCGCTACAGACCCACCAACATGGCCCCAGCAGGCTCAGCACACCACAACAGTTCCAGGAAGCCCTGCACTTCCAGTACCACCACTGCCAAAGCTTCCA TATCGGTGGAGAGGACGGAGAGGAGCATTACACCGAGATGCCAGCCGAACTGAGGATAACAGATTTTGGTATTTTGCCACGGGAACGCTACCCCCTGGTGGCTCTCCTCACACTGGCCGAGCCTGAAGCCAGGGACACATACAATATT GTCGCCAGTGTCACCGTGGTTCATGTTCCAGATGACAAATACAGCCTGTCGGCACGGATCCTATTTCAATATCTCCTCACGGCACAAGGGAACATGTATGAGTTAAAG TCACTCTTTATGTCAGCTGAGAGCATGGGGTTGTCAGGGGCGACTGACCCCGCCCCTAGCGCAGAGATACCACCAGAACCACCtggaaaggaggaagaggagaagatgcCAGGAATGGAAGATGAAGAGGAGTGGTCAGAGGTGGGAAAAGCCAAAGACTGTGTGGTGTGTCAGAATGCACCTGTTAACCGCGTCCTGCTACCCTGCAGACACgcctgtgtgtgtgatggctgtGTCCATCGCTTCCAACACTGCCCCATATGCAGAGCTTTCGTATTGGAGTCCTTTGCCCTGTCCCAGGAGCCCCCTATGGAGGAGGAAGACGAGGTAGAGGAAGAATGA
- the LOC121549216 gene encoding prostaglandin E2 receptor EP2 subtype-like isoform X2, giving the protein MTEEVEHLLLLVFITVAFVICSFPLVLHVLVNLTGVSKPRYGNDLAALRLLSFNSIIDPWLFIILSPSVLRFLWRKLTLCKPPEAPTFHQEKPLPVGLKLSPPSPPMELQNNEVQRHCVMHMDQGANGPL; this is encoded by the exons ATGACGGAGGAAGTGGAGCATCTTCTGCTTTTGGTGTTCATAACGGTGGCTTTTGTTATCTGTTCGTTTCCTTTAGTG CTCCATGTGTTGGTCAACCTCACGGGCGTGTCAAAGCCGAGGTATGGCAATGATCTTGCTGCTCTCCGCCTGCTGTCCTTCAACTCCATCATCGACCCCTGGCTCTTCATCATCCTCAGCCCCTCGGTGCTGCGCTTCCTCTGGAGGAAGCTGACACTGTGTAAGCCCCCTGAGGCCCCCACATTCCACCAGGAAAAGCCTCTCCCCGTTGGGCTAAAACTCTCTCCTCCAAGCCCACCCATGGAGCTCCAAAACAACGAAGTACAGAGACATTGTGTCATGCATATGGACCAGGGGGCCAATGGCCCACTCTAG
- the LOC121549216 gene encoding prostaglandin E2 receptor EP2 subtype-like isoform X1 yields MDYKNNITCRDSVTVSSGNLYMSAAMFSAGVLGNLIALVLLEMRRRRQSPSLFQVLVTAMVFTDLLGTFSVSPLVLASYTQNRTLVGMSENGAVCAYFGFSMTFLSLATLAILCAMALERYLSFGHPYFYERHLRKRCGYITITLIYLICIFFCLAPFVGFGDYVQYCPGTWCFFDMIQTETKQKVYVGVYASLTLIMISTTVVCNLSVVSHLIMMYRRCKARRGGFTRRIRFYQRSLSMTEEVEHLLLLVFITVAFVICSFPLVLHVLVNLTGVSKPRYGNDLAALRLLSFNSIIDPWLFIILSPSVLRFLWRKLTLCKPPEAPTFHQEKPLPVGLKLSPPSPPMELQNNEVQRHCVMHMDQGANGPL; encoded by the exons ATGGATTACAAAAATAATATTACCTGCCGTGACAGTGTCACTGTCTCTTCCGGAAATCTCTATATGTCCGCGGCAATGTTCTCGGCGGGAGTTCTGGGCAATTTAATCGCCTTGGTCCTTTTGGAGATGCGGCGCCGGCGGCAAAGTCCATCCCTGTTCCAGGTGCTGGTGACCGCGATGGTGTTTACGGACCTACTGGGTACTTTCTCCGTCAGTCCTCTCGTACTAGCCTCTTATACACAAAACAGGACCTTGGTGGGTATGAGTGAAAACGGAGCAGTATGCGCCTATTTTGGGTTCAGCATGACTTTTCTAAGCCTCGCCACTTTGGCCATTCTGTGCGCCATGGCTTTGGAGCGCTACCTCTCCTTTGGACATCCGTACTTTTACGAGCGCCACTTGAGAAAGCGCTGCGGATACATCACCATTACACTCATCTACCTGATCTGCATCTTTTTCTGCCTAGCACCTTTCGTGGGTTTTGGAGATTACGTTCAATATTGTCCGGGGACTTGGTGCTTCTTTGACATGATCCAAACCGAGACCAAACAAAAAGTATACGTCGGTGTGTATGCGTCATTGACTCTCATCATGATTTCGACCACGGTGGTTTGTAACTTATCTGTCGTCTCCCACTTAATTATGATGTATAGGAGGTGTAAAGCGCGCCGCGGTGGTTTTACGCGACGGATACGGTTCTACCAAAGATCCCTCTCCATGACGGAGGAAGTGGAGCATCTTCTGCTTTTGGTGTTCATAACGGTGGCTTTTGTTATCTGTTCGTTTCCTTTAGTG CTCCATGTGTTGGTCAACCTCACGGGCGTGTCAAAGCCGAGGTATGGCAATGATCTTGCTGCTCTCCGCCTGCTGTCCTTCAACTCCATCATCGACCCCTGGCTCTTCATCATCCTCAGCCCCTCGGTGCTGCGCTTCCTCTGGAGGAAGCTGACACTGTGTAAGCCCCCTGAGGCCCCCACATTCCACCAGGAAAAGCCTCTCCCCGTTGGGCTAAAACTCTCTCCTCCAAGCCCACCCATGGAGCTCCAAAACAACGAAGTACAGAGACATTGTGTCATGCATATGGACCAGGGGGCCAATGGCCCACTCTAG
- the LOC121548557 gene encoding 26S proteasome regulatory subunit 10B, whose translation MADTREKGLQDYRKRLLEHKEIDGRLKELREQLKEQTKQYEKSENDLKALQSVGQIVGEVLKQLTEEKFIVKATNGPRYVVGCRRQLDKSQLKPGTRVALDMTTLTIMRYLPREVDPLVYNMSHEDPGSISYSEIGGLAEQIRELREVIELPLTNPELFLRVGIIPPKGCLLYGPPGTGKTLLARAVASQMDCNFLKVVSSSIVDKYIGESARLIREMFNYARDHQPCIIFMDEIDAIGGRRFSEGTSADREIQRTLMELLNQMDGFDTLHRVKMIMATNRPDTLDPALLRPGRLDRKIHIELPNEQARLDILKIHSGPITKHGEIDYEAIVKLSDGFNGADLRNVCTEAGMFAIRTDHEYVTQEDFMKAVRKVADSKKLESKLDYKPI comes from the exons ATGGCTGACACCAGAGAAAAGGGACTTCAAGATTACAGAAAAAGATTACTTGAACATAAAGAGATTGATGGACGTTTAAAAGAGT TGAGGGAACAGCTCAAGGAACAGACAAAACAATATGAAAAATCTGAAAATGACCTGAAGGCCTTACAAAGTGTTGGTCAG ATTGTCGGTGAAGTGCTCAAACAGCTGACAGAGGAGAAAT tCATTGTCAAGGCAACCAATGGACCTCGCTATGTTGTTGGCTGCCGCAGACAA CTGGATAAATCGCAGCTCAAACCAGGCACCAGAGTGGCCCTGGACATGACCACCCTCACCATTATGAG GTATCTGCCCAGAGAGGTGGACCCCCTGGTGTACAACATGTCCCATGAAGATCCAGGCAGCATCTCCTACTCAGAGATCGGGGGCTTGGCCGAGCAGATCCGTGAACTGAGAGAG GTGATTGAGCTGCCCCTGACCAACCCTGAGCTATTCCTGAGGGTGGGAATTATCCCTCCAAAGGGCTGCCTGCTCTACGGACCTCCAG GCACCGGAAAGACTCTTCTGGCCAGAGCTGTGGCCAGTCAGATGGACTGTAACTTCCTCAAG GTGGTGTCCAGCTCCATTGTGGATAAGTACATTGGAGAGAGCGCCAGGCTCATCAGGGAGATGTTCAACTATGCCAGGGACCACCAGCCCTGTATCATCTTTATGGACGAGATAGACGCCATCG GTGGCCGACGGTTCTCAGAGGGTACATCAGCTGACAGAGAGATCCAGAGGACTCTGATGGAG CTGCTGAACCAAATGGACGGCTTTGACACCCTGCACAGAGTCAAGATGATCATGGCTACGAACCGGCCTGATACCTTGGACCCCGCACTGCTGCGTCCCGGCAGACTGGACCGCAAGATCC ACATTGAGCTGCCCAATGAACAGGCCCGTTTGGACATCCTGAAGATCCACTCTGGCCCCATCACCAAACATGGAGAGAtag ATTACGAAGCGATCGTGAAGCTTTCGGACGGCTTCAACGGAGCCGATTTGAGAAACGTCTGCACTGAAGCAG GTATGTTTGCGATCCGTACCGATCACGAGTACGTCACTCAAGAGGATTTCATGAAGGCGGTTCGCAAGGTGGCCGATTCGAAGAAGCTCGAATCCAAACTGGACTACAAGCCCATATAA